In Deltaproteobacteria bacterium, a single window of DNA contains:
- a CDS encoding CHASE2 domain-containing protein has product MAIVVIVLNAPLKSILQNISYDTFQRLHPRAYEDAPVAIVDIDEESLRRHGQWPWPRILVADLVTRLTNMDAAAVVFDVVFA; this is encoded by the coding sequence ATGGCCATCGTCGTTATCGTACTGAATGCGCCCTTGAAATCCATTTTGCAGAACATATCGTACGACACCTTCCAGCGCCTGCATCCGCGCGCCTACGAAGACGCCCCGGTCGCCATTGTGGATATTGACGAAGAAAGCCTGAGGAGGCACGGTCAATGGCCCTGGCCCCGTATTTTGGTTGCTGACCTGGTGACGCGGCTCACTAATATGGACGCTGCGGCCGTTGTCTTTGACGTGGTGTTCGC
- a CDS encoding DUF401 family protein codes for MMESLLNLPAYVKVGGSLAGILLANRFGFALGVAILLFSVILSLWSGTGIQGLWRQVTSFDNPDNYLLPVVVLLLLFFTEALDCTGRMERTVAALKTWLQNKKMLLAGLPVLVGLLPMPGGALFSAPLVASVDTENELGAAQKAAINYWFRHIWEYWWPLYPGVLLAITYSGLPAALFYLIQIPFTLVAAAAGYFFILRKIKTNNAGHSPGGILDYGAVFSALGPIGLLVILSVIGSIVLISKGVSGSLSSLIAMLIGLILAIVAAFLGNGSSWITSLGFFRRRNTWVMLILVIGIQIFSAVLKSPLNASGITLVTLMRDEFISAGIPILAVIVLLPFISGMVTGTAFGFVGASFPIVFALVGQNPTLGISAATTACAYGFGYMGMMVSPIHVCFVVTCEYFETPVLGTYRYIAGPCLFILMTSVILSGLYYLLI; via the coding sequence ATGATGGAATCTTTATTAAATCTCCCCGCGTATGTAAAGGTTGGCGGCTCACTGGCGGGAATTCTTCTGGCCAACCGGTTCGGCTTTGCGCTGGGGGTGGCCATTTTGCTATTTTCCGTCATCCTTTCCCTCTGGTCAGGCACAGGAATCCAGGGCCTTTGGCGCCAGGTCACCAGTTTTGATAATCCGGATAACTACCTGCTGCCCGTTGTTGTTCTATTACTCTTATTTTTTACTGAAGCACTTGATTGCACCGGTCGGATGGAACGGACCGTGGCGGCCCTGAAGACCTGGCTGCAAAATAAAAAGATGCTGCTGGCGGGATTGCCGGTTCTCGTCGGGCTGCTTCCCATGCCTGGCGGCGCCCTCTTTTCAGCGCCTCTGGTTGCCTCGGTGGATACAGAAAACGAACTGGGTGCCGCGCAGAAGGCGGCCATCAACTACTGGTTTCGGCACATATGGGAATACTGGTGGCCTCTGTATCCCGGTGTGCTCCTCGCCATAACGTATTCCGGGCTGCCGGCGGCCCTTTTCTATCTCATTCAGATCCCCTTCACCCTTGTCGCGGCTGCCGCGGGATATTTTTTTATTCTCAGAAAGATTAAAACAAATAACGCGGGTCATTCCCCGGGCGGCATCCTGGATTATGGCGCTGTTTTTTCTGCCCTCGGTCCTATCGGGCTTCTGGTAATCCTGTCGGTTATCGGATCTATCGTGCTGATATCTAAGGGAGTATCCGGTTCACTGTCGAGCCTGATTGCCATGCTTATCGGCCTGATTCTCGCAATTGTGGCCGCCTTTTTGGGAAACGGCTCGTCATGGATAACCTCGTTGGGTTTTTTCAGAAGAAGAAATACCTGGGTGATGCTTATCCTGGTCATTGGCATTCAGATATTTTCCGCCGTATTGAAAAGCCCGCTTAACGCCTCGGGAATAACCCTGGTAACGCTCATGCGCGACGAGTTTATCAGTGCCGGCATTCCCATTTTGGCCGTCATCGTGCTGCTTCCTTTCATCTCCGGCATGGTTACAGGGACCGCCTTTGGTTTTGTCGGAGCAAGTTTTCCCATTGTGTTTGCCCTTGTCGGGCAAAATCCAACCCTGGGAATCTCAGCGGCGACCACGGCTTGCGCCTACGGCTTCGGTTATATGGGCATGATGGTTTCACCCATCCATGTTTGCTTTGTTGTTACCTGTGAATATTTTGAGACGCCCGTTCTGGGCACATACCGTTATATCGCCGGCCCCTGTCTGTTTATCCTGATGACGTCAGTGATCCTGTCCGGCTTATACTATCTGCTGATCTGA